From Osmerus eperlanus chromosome 28, fOsmEpe2.1, whole genome shotgun sequence, the proteins below share one genomic window:
- the sf3a1 gene encoding splicing factor 3A subunit 1, translating into MPPGPVQIVQPEPNKVDEPAEETPATKPIVGIIYPPPEVRNIVDKTASFVARNGPEFEARIRQNEINNPKFNFLNPNDPYHAYYRHKVNEFKEGKGQEPSAAVPKVMQQQALQQSQQLNQKVQSQVIHEAVVPKEPPPEFEFIADPPSISAFDLDVVKLTAQFVARNGRQFLTQLMQKEQRNYQFDFLRPQHSLFNYFTKLVEQYTKILIPPKGLLVKLKREAENPREVMDQVRYRVEWAKFQERERKKEEEEREKERVAYAQIDWHDFVVVETVDFQPNEQGHFPPPTTPEELGARILIQERYDKFGESEEVEMEVESEDDDDDHRDDRGNGHHPSQPDQDTQLQDMDEGSDDDDDMKAPLPPDNPMPPPLPPTPDQVIIRKDYDPKASRPQPSTAAPDEYLISPITGERIQASKMQEHMRIGLLDPRWLEQRDRSIRERQIEDEVYAPGLDIESSLKQLAERRTDIFGVEETAIGKKIGEEEIQKPEEKVTWDGHSGSMARTQQAAQANITLQEQIEAIHKAKGLVQEDDSKEKIGPSKPHEISHLPMQSSSPLMPKPNQPMTLLPRPTPSMPPPVRTTLLSAVPVLPRPPMVRLAPGQVLTPMPPMLHAPRINVVPMPPSGPHLMAPRPPPMVVPTAFVPAPPVPQPPSAPAPPAHPPPPHDDEPVNKKMKSEDNLIPEDEFLRRNKGPVAVKVQVPNMQDKTEWKLSGQVLNFTVPLTDQVSVIKVKIHEATGMAAGKQKLQYEGIFIKDSNSLAYYNMNNGSVIHLALKERGGRKK; encoded by the exons ATGCCGCCAGGGCCTGTTCAAATAGTCCAACCGGAGCCTAACAAG GTAGATGAGCCGGCAGAGGAAACACCGGCTACTAAACCTATAGTCGGGATTATCTATCCACCTCCTGAGGTCCGAAACATTGTTGACAAGACCGCCAGCTTCGTAGCCAG GAATGGGCCGGAGTTTGAGGCAAGGATTCGTCAGAACGAGATTAACAACCCAAAATTCAATTTCCTCAACCCTAATGACCCATACCATGCCTACTACCGCCACAAAGTCAATGAATTCAAGGAGGGCAAGGGCCAGGAGCCATCTGCAGCTGTGCCCAAGGTTATGCAGCAGCAAGCCTTGCAGCAGTCACAGCAGCTTAATCAAAAG GTGCAGTCCCAGGTGATTCATGAGGCTGTGGTGCCCAAGGAACCACCACCCGAGTTTGAGTTTATTGCAgaccctccttccatctccgcCTTTGATCTGGATGTCGTCAAACTGACTGCCCAGTTCGTCGCTCGCAACGGACGTCAGTTCCTCACTCAGCTCATGCAGAAGGAGCAGAGGAACTACCAGTTCGACTTCCTCCGCCCACAACACAGCCTCTTCAACTACTTCACCAAGCTGGTGGAGCAGTACACCAAG ATTCTGATCCCTCCTAAAGGACTGCTGGTGAAGCTGAAGAGGGAGGCCGAGAACCCCAGAGAGGTCATGGATCAG GTGAGGTACCGTGTGGAATGGGCCAAGTTCCAGGAGCGCGAGcgtaagaaggaggaggaggagcgagagaaggagcgTGTGGCCTACGCCCAAATCGACTGGCACGATTTCGTGGTGGTGGAGACGGTCGACTTCCAGCCCAATGAGCAAG GCCACTTCCCACCGCCCACCACCCCTGAGGAACTGGGGGCTCGTATCCTCATCCAGGAGCGCTATGACAAGTTTGGCGAGAgcgaggaggtggagatggaggtggagagcgaGGATGACGACGATGACCACCGGGATGATCGGGGTAACGGTCAtcatccctcccagcctgatcAGGACACGCAGCTGCAGGATATGGATGAG GgttctgatgatgatgatgacatgaAGGCACCATTGCCTCCAGACAACCCCATGccaccccctctgccccctacCCCAGACCAGGTCATTATCCGCAAGGATTACGACCCCAAAG CATCCAGGCCCCAGCCTTCAACCGCCGCTCCAGACGAGTACCTCATCTCCCCCATCACGGGGGAGAGGATCCAGGCCAGCAAGATGCAGGAGCACATGCGCATCGGTCTGCTGGACCCGCGCTGGCTGGAGCAGAGGGACCGCAGCATCCGAGAGAGGCAGATCGAGGACGAGGTCTACGCCCCCGGCCTGGACATCGAGAGCAGCCTGAAACAGCTGGCCGAGAGGCGTACCGATATCTTCGGTGTGGAGGAGACGGCCATCGGTAAAAAGATCGGAGAAGAGGAGATTCAGAAGCCCGAGGAGAAG GTGACCTGGGACGGACACTCAGGAAGCATGGCTCGCACCCAGCAGGCAGCGCAGGCCAACATCACCCTGCAGGAGCAGATCGAGGCCATTCACAAAGCTAAGGGACTGGTGCAGGAGGACGACTCCAAAGAGAAGATTGGCCCGAGCAAGCCTCACGAGATCTCCCATCTTCCTATGCAATCCTCTTCGCCTCTCATGCCCAAACCCAACCAACCCATGACATTGTTGCCCCGGCCTACTCCCTCT ATGCCACCTCCAGTTCGCACCACACTCCTGTCTGCTGTGCCGGTGCTTCCCCGGCCACCCATGGTCCGCCTGGCCCCTGGGCAGGTTCTTACACCAATGCCCCCAATGCTCCATGCCCCCCGCATCAACGTGGTGCCCATGCCTCCATCTGGGCCTCATCTCATGGCCCCCAGGCCACCCCCCATGGTGGTCCCAACTG cgtttgtccctgctcctcctgtgcCACAGCCCCCCTCTGCTCCGGCTCCCCcggcccacccaccacccccccacgaCGACGAGCCTGTCAACAAGAAAATGAAGAGCGAGGACAACCTCATTCCAGAGGATGAGTTCCTACGCAGAAACAAG GGTCCAGTGGCGGTCAAAGTACAAGTTCCCAACATGCAGGACAAAACAGAATGGAAGCTTAGTGGACAAGTGCTCAATTTCACCGTCCCACTCACAGACCAG gtgtctgtcattaaagtcAAAATCCATGAAGCCACAGGCATGGCAGCAGGGAAACAGAAGTTGCAGtatgag GGAATATTCATCAAAGATTCCAACTCTTTGGCTTACTACAATATGAACAATGGCTCAGTCATTCACCTGGCattgaaggagagaggtggaaggaagAAGTAA
- the dgcr6 gene encoding protein DGCR6, whose amino-acid sequence MDGYPGVYDEQTDSTKQQERHYFLLSELQTLVKDLPSSFQQRLSYTTLSDLALALIDGTVYEIVQGLLDIQHLTERNLYNQRQKIHGEHRALKQDLARKHKEALQVCKSHNMAVLKANQLGETEALDIRVREEQRMMDEKIVAEMDQKVIDQQNTLEKAGVPGFYITTNPQELTMQMNLLELILKLQQKESQSGSVS is encoded by the exons GCAACAAGAGAGACATTACTTCTTACTATCTGAACTGCAAACTCTTGTTAAAGATTTACCGAG CTCATTCCAACAACGCCTGTCTTACACCACACTGAGTGACCTAGCTCTAGCTCTGATAGATGGAACAGTCTATGAGATAGTACAGGGACTCCTGGATATCCAGCACCTGACAGAGAGGAATCTGTACAACCAGAGACAGAAGATCCACGGGGAGCATCGCG CTCTGAAGCAAGATCTGGCACGTAAACATAAAGAGGCTCTGCAGGTTTGCAAGTCTCACAACATGGCTGTTCTGAAAGCAAATCAACTAGGGGAAACAGAG GCTCTAGATATTCGAGTTCGAGAGGAGCAAAGGATGATGGATGAAAAGATTGTAGCTGAGATGGATCAGAAGGTGATAGACCAGCAGAACACACTGGAGAAGGCTGGTGTCCCTGGTTTCTACATTACAACAAACCCTCAG GAGCTAACAATGCAGATGAACCTGCTGGAGCTGATCCTGAAACTTCAACAGAAAGAGTCACAGTCAGGAAGTGTATCCTGA
- the ccdc157 gene encoding coiled-coil domain-containing protein 157 isoform X1 has translation MAHLLGRQDCVESLRKDLIDLQGTVLDVFSRTGPVRFPSWKFPDKLSCNLDLVSLLDQYDFVDGEDEFNQHAHIVLLELVIDRLLLLLQSFNAHAEQMRIGQRKEHLQQTSPCVSVGLVVRYYWNNLIQLVNQQGMTKNSQKVSKPTKHEEINLSAPSVTSCGDLRVGAPTSGKTESAHCVGMAPNQVSGQSSSAASRAALSHNTTPVSSDTHSVSCQTVKSSLVPCDACAHVQSSLRETGDALVELCRTEGLPSSLQRLLGAVDDTSTQGRLTAGDLAQWSTEQRRDMGRLGKHLQEVRATVQPLREGLQAAEGERERFKAQLQRAQEELQKERENHSASTQQQQQQLMEAQISWVETERQLQEEQEQLRRGTVSLEDDNSKLKEDISLLQERLRILESERNKLHEEVTTSRKEEDTRHELEEKMHMLESQLSSTQLLLDKESAKYQSACRQQESMQAKQGSLLERVDALDQECEELQNQLGEGEDRQTDLQEKLEHISEERTEVQAQLIQQQALCSELQEQKQKLEAYVGDLTGSVTKLRLEVKELSQRERLLVAFPELSPVPQGPPQSTGDVLRDMEQQLHANSVRIRVLERENTTLHSTLMKLRPRSQHGAPETASPQQAESSALPHTPVVSRQVPTPHVQPSSLQTTSTGQWRHGLSGNGASEPPAVVGPWDHASTAASSASPSASPSASPSSTAQLRPQTLILSPDTSAAKTYSKIRQASQARANAMHAKRK, from the exons ATGGCTCATCTGTTAGGGCGTCAAGATTGTGTGGAAAGTCTACGGAAAGATTTAATAGACCTTCAAGGCACTGTTCTCGATGTCTTTTCCCGAACAGGACCTGTCCGCTTTCCTTCATGGAAGTTCCCTGACAAACTGTCATGTAATCTGGACCTGGTGTCACTACTTGATCAATATGACTTTGTTGATGGCGAGGACGAATTTAATCAGCACGCCCACATTGTTTTGCTGGAGCTGGTGATTGACAG GCTGTTGCTCCTTCTGCAGAGTTTTAATGCTCATGCTGAACAGATGAGGATTGGACAGAGGAAAGAACACCTTCAGCAAACGAGCCCATGTGTGTCAGTTGGTCTTGTTGTCAGATATTACTGGAACAACTTGATACAGCTTGTCAATCAACAG GGCATGaccaaaaacagtcaaaaagtGTCTAAACCTACAAAACATGAAGAAATAAATCTCTCTGCACCCTCTGTTACAAGCTGTGGGGACCTCAGAGTAGGAGCTCCAACGTCTGGGAAAACCGAGAGCGCGCACTGCGTTGGCATGGCACCGAATCAAGTCAGTGGTCAGTCCTCCAGTGCAGCCAGCAGAGCTGCCCTCTCTCACAACACAACTCCAGTATCCTCAGACACTCACAGTGTGAGTTGCCAGACAGTCAAGTCCTCTCTAGTTCCCTGTGATGCCTGTGCCCATGTCCAGTCCAGCCTGAGGGAGACCGGTGATGCTCTTGTGGAGCTGTGTAGGACTGAgggcctgccctcctccctgcagcGCCTCCTGGGGGCTGTGGACGACACCTCGACCCAGGGCCGCCTGACAGCGGGCGACCTGGCCCAGTGGTCCACAGAGCAGCGTAGAGACATGGGCCGGCTGGGGAAACACCTACAGGAGGTCCGGGCCACGGTGCAGCCGCTAAGGGAGGGGCTTCAGGCAGCTGAAGGGGAACGGGAGAGGTTCAAGGCTCAGCTGCAAAGAGCACAGGAGGAACTGCAAAAGGAAAGGGAGAACCATTCAGccagcacacagcagcagcagcagcaactgaTGGAGGCTCAGATTTCCTGGGTGGAGACTGAGAGACAACTACAGGAAGAACAGGAACAGCTAAGGAGAG GCACAGTCTCCTTGGAGGACGACAACTCCAAATTAAAAGAAGATATCAGTTTACTACAGGAAAGATTACGTATACTTG AGTCAGAGAGAAATAAGCTGCATGAAGAGGTGACGACCTCGCGGAAGGAAGAGGACACGAGGCATGAACTGGAGGAGAAGATGCACATGTTAGAATCTCAACTGTCCAGTACTCAGCTGTTACTTGACAAAGAGAGTGCCAAGTACCAAAGTGCCTGTCGCCAACAGGAG TCAATGCAGGCCAAGCAGGGCTCTCTGTTGGAGCGGGTGGATGCTCTTGACCAGGAGTGTGAGGAGCTGCAGAACCAGCTGGGCGagggagaagacagacagactgaccttCAGGAGAAACTAGAACATATTTCAGAAGAGAGGACAGAAGTGCAGGCCCAGCTCATCCAACAACAG GCCTTGTGTTCTGAACTGCAGGAGCAGAAACAAAAACTGGAGGCTTACGTAGGCGATCTGACAGGCAGCGTGACTAAGCTCAGGCTGGAGGTGAAGGAGTTGTCCCAGAGGGAAAGGCTGCTGGTGGCTTTCCCAGAGCTCAGCCCCGTTCCTCAGGGACCACCACAGA GCACAGGGGACGTGCTGAGGGACATGGAACAGCAGCTGCACGCTAACAGTGTCCGGATCAGGGTTCTGGAGAGGGAGAACACCACTTTACACAGCACCCTGATGAAGCTGCGGCCAAGATCCCAACACGGCGCCCCGGAG ACAGCATCTCCTCAGCAGGCAGAGAGCTCAGCTCTGCCTCACACACCTGTGGTGAGCCGGCAGGTTCCCACGCCACATGTACAGCCCAGTTCGTT GCAGACCACTAGTACCGGGCAGTGGAGGCATGGCCTGTCCGGGAACGGGGCCAGTGAGCCCCCAGCAGTGGTGGGGCCTTGGGACCATGCATCCACGGCAGCCTCCTCTGCCTCGCCCTCCGCCTCGCCCTCTGcctcgccctcctccacagCTCAGCTACGCCCCCAGACGCTCATACTCTCTCCAGACACCAGTGCTGCCAAGACTTACTCCAAAATACGACAGGCCTCCCAAGCTCGTGCCAACGCCATGCACGCAAAGAGGAAGTGA
- the slc7a4 gene encoding cationic amino acid transporter 4, with the protein MAACTRGCAPAVRLCQKLNRLKTLDDDMMSTSLKRCLSTVDLAMLGVGGMVGSGLYVLTGTVAKDTAGPAVVLSFLIAGFASLLAAFCYAEFGARVPKTGSAYMFTYVSVGEIWAFLIGWNVILEYMIGGAAVARAWSGYLDSMFNHTIQNFTETHILRWEVPFLAHYPDLLAAGILVIATFFISFGVQVSSWLNHIFSTVSMVVIVFILVFGFMLAEPANWSQKEGGFAPFGVSGVMAGTATCFYAFVGFDVIAASSEEARNPQKAIPIATAISLGMAATAYILVSTVLTLMVPWHTLDPNSALSDAFFRRGYAWAGYIVAIGSICAMNTVLLSNLFSLPRIVYAMAEDGLFFSFFSRVNPLTKVPVNAILVSGILMATMALIFDLEALVQFLSIGTLLAYTFVAASIIVLRFQPEKTSSKSNSSTSPNPNSEPSPAASESQNIAPDSGELKEYESFSDKLQLVEMQKTHERRGPGQLKGLWEPYLGRVLGDYEPGEVVAFSVLGLMVSSLSLSSVVVFGNNQLNLPVWVFILLLVVFSSAYLLSLALIWAHEPQSNTKTFQVPLVPFVPGASILVNIFLMLKLSPHTWIRFVVWLAAGLLVYFGYGIWHSKEGLRELQPKDMAARYVVLPSGSLVETVQSVQPEGQADGQRPASSPGSSADEQHSKR; encoded by the exons ATGGCAGCCTGTACACGTGGCTGTGCGCCCGCGGTGCGTCTCTGCCAGAAGCTGAACCGACTCAAGACGCTTGACGATGACATGATGTCGACCTCCTTGAAGCGCTGCCTCTCCACTGTGGACCTGGCCATGCTGGGGGTTGGGGGCATGGTGGGCTCTGGGCTGTACGTCCTGACGGGCACAGTGGCCAAGGATACGGCCGGCCCCGCTGtggtcctctccttcctcatcgcGGGGTTTGCCTCCCTATTGGCTGCCTTCTGCTATGCGGAGTTCGGAGCCCGCGTCCCTAAAACGGGCTCGGCCTACATGTTCACCTACGTCTCTGTGGGAGAGATTTGGGcctttctcattggctggaACGTGATCCTGGAGTATATGATTGGTGGCGCCGCAGTAGCCCGGGCGTGGAGCGGATACCTGGACTCGATGTTCAATCACACCATCCAGAacttcacagaaacacacatcttgaGGTGGGAAGTGCCCTTCCTCGCACACTACCCTGACCTGCTGGCCGCGGGGATCCTGGTGATAGCCACCTTCTTCATATCCTTCGGAGTACAAGTTTCCTCATGGCTCAACCACATCTTCTCCACTGTCAGTATGGTCGTGATAGTCTTCATCCTCGTGTTTGGCTTTATGCTGGCTGAACCGGCCAACTGGAGCCAGAAGGAGGGAGGCTTCGCCCCGTTTGGCGTGTCTGGGGTGATGGCAGGCACCGCCACTTGTTTCTATGCGTTTGTGGGCTTCGACGTGATCGCGGCCTCCAGTGAGGAAGCCAGGAATCCCCAGAAGGCCATTCCCATAGCAACAGCCATCTCCTTAGGCATGGCAGCCACAGCCTACATCCTGGTTTCCACCGTGCTCACGCTTATGGTGCCCTGGCACACCCTCGACCCCAACTCTGCCCTCTCCGACGCCTTTTTCCGCCGTGGGTACGCCTGGGCCGGTTACATTGTGGCAATTGGTTCCATATGTG CCATGAACACAGTTCTGCTCAGcaacctcttctccctcccaagGATTGTGTATGCCATGGCGGAGGAtggcctcttcttctccttcttctccagggtCAACCCTCTAACCAAAGTCCCTGTCAACGCAATCCTAGTGTCCGGTATCCTAATGGCCACTATGGCTCTGATCTTTGACCTGGAAGCCCTGGTTCAGTTCCTGTCCATCGGAACTCTATTGGCTTACACTTTTGTCGCAGCCAGTATTATTGTGCTACGCTTCCAGCCAGAGAAAACTAGCTCCAAATccaactcctccacctcccccaaccccaACTCAGAGCCCTCCCCCGCTGCCTCGGAGTCCCAGAACATCGCACCGGACAGCGGGGAGCTGAAGGAGTACGAGTCCTTCTCCGACAAGCTCCAGCTGGTGGAGATGCAGAAGACCCACGAGCGGCGTGGGCCGGGCCAGCTGAAGGGCCTCTGGGAGCCCTACCTGGGCAGGGTGCTGGGGGACTATGAGCCAGGGGAGGTGGTGGCCTTCTCAGTGCTGGGTCTGATGGTGAGCTCATTGTCCCTCTCATCTGTGGTCGTATTTGGGAACAACCAGCTGAACCTACCAGTCTGGGTGTTTATCCTGCTTCTGGTCGTGTTCTCCTCCGCGTACCTTCTCAGCCTTGCCCTCATATGGGCCCACGAACCTCAATCTAACACCAAAACCTTCCAG GTTCCCCTGGTCCCGTTCGTCCCTGGTGCCAGCATCCTCGTGAATATTTTCCTGATGTTGAAGCTCAGCCCACACACCTGGATTCGCTTCGTGGTTTGGCTGGCTGCAG GTCTGTTGGTGTACTTTGGCTATGGGATCTGGCACAGCAAGGAGGGGTTGAGGGAACTGCAGCCCAAAGATATGGCGGCCAGGTACGTGGTCCTGCCCAGCGGCAGCCTGGTAGAGACAGTGCAGTCTGTCCAGCCAGAGGGACAAGCAGACGGCCAACGCCCCGCCTCGTCCCCGGGCTCCTCCGCCGACGAGCAGCACTCCAAGAGATGA
- the ccdc157 gene encoding coiled-coil domain-containing protein 157 isoform X2: MAIESKLMRELNLICDFAKKKTRKKNFKRPVRFPSWKFPDKLSCNLDLVSLLDQYDFVDGEDEFNQHAHIVLLELVIDRLLLLLQSFNAHAEQMRIGQRKEHLQQTSPCVSVGLVVRYYWNNLIQLVNQQGMTKNSQKVSKPTKHEEINLSAPSVTSCGDLRVGAPTSGKTESAHCVGMAPNQVSGQSSSAASRAALSHNTTPVSSDTHSVSCQTVKSSLVPCDACAHVQSSLRETGDALVELCRTEGLPSSLQRLLGAVDDTSTQGRLTAGDLAQWSTEQRRDMGRLGKHLQEVRATVQPLREGLQAAEGERERFKAQLQRAQEELQKERENHSASTQQQQQQLMEAQISWVETERQLQEEQEQLRRGTVSLEDDNSKLKEDISLLQERLRILESERNKLHEEVTTSRKEEDTRHELEEKMHMLESQLSSTQLLLDKESAKYQSACRQQESMQAKQGSLLERVDALDQECEELQNQLGEGEDRQTDLQEKLEHISEERTEVQAQLIQQQALCSELQEQKQKLEAYVGDLTGSVTKLRLEVKELSQRERLLVAFPELSPVPQGPPQSTGDVLRDMEQQLHANSVRIRVLERENTTLHSTLMKLRPRSQHGAPETASPQQAESSALPHTPVVSRQVPTPHVQPSSLQTTSTGQWRHGLSGNGASEPPAVVGPWDHASTAASSASPSASPSASPSSTAQLRPQTLILSPDTSAAKTYSKIRQASQARANAMHAKRK, translated from the exons GACCTGTCCGCTTTCCTTCATGGAAGTTCCCTGACAAACTGTCATGTAATCTGGACCTGGTGTCACTACTTGATCAATATGACTTTGTTGATGGCGAGGACGAATTTAATCAGCACGCCCACATTGTTTTGCTGGAGCTGGTGATTGACAG GCTGTTGCTCCTTCTGCAGAGTTTTAATGCTCATGCTGAACAGATGAGGATTGGACAGAGGAAAGAACACCTTCAGCAAACGAGCCCATGTGTGTCAGTTGGTCTTGTTGTCAGATATTACTGGAACAACTTGATACAGCTTGTCAATCAACAG GGCATGaccaaaaacagtcaaaaagtGTCTAAACCTACAAAACATGAAGAAATAAATCTCTCTGCACCCTCTGTTACAAGCTGTGGGGACCTCAGAGTAGGAGCTCCAACGTCTGGGAAAACCGAGAGCGCGCACTGCGTTGGCATGGCACCGAATCAAGTCAGTGGTCAGTCCTCCAGTGCAGCCAGCAGAGCTGCCCTCTCTCACAACACAACTCCAGTATCCTCAGACACTCACAGTGTGAGTTGCCAGACAGTCAAGTCCTCTCTAGTTCCCTGTGATGCCTGTGCCCATGTCCAGTCCAGCCTGAGGGAGACCGGTGATGCTCTTGTGGAGCTGTGTAGGACTGAgggcctgccctcctccctgcagcGCCTCCTGGGGGCTGTGGACGACACCTCGACCCAGGGCCGCCTGACAGCGGGCGACCTGGCCCAGTGGTCCACAGAGCAGCGTAGAGACATGGGCCGGCTGGGGAAACACCTACAGGAGGTCCGGGCCACGGTGCAGCCGCTAAGGGAGGGGCTTCAGGCAGCTGAAGGGGAACGGGAGAGGTTCAAGGCTCAGCTGCAAAGAGCACAGGAGGAACTGCAAAAGGAAAGGGAGAACCATTCAGccagcacacagcagcagcagcagcaactgaTGGAGGCTCAGATTTCCTGGGTGGAGACTGAGAGACAACTACAGGAAGAACAGGAACAGCTAAGGAGAG GCACAGTCTCCTTGGAGGACGACAACTCCAAATTAAAAGAAGATATCAGTTTACTACAGGAAAGATTACGTATACTTG AGTCAGAGAGAAATAAGCTGCATGAAGAGGTGACGACCTCGCGGAAGGAAGAGGACACGAGGCATGAACTGGAGGAGAAGATGCACATGTTAGAATCTCAACTGTCCAGTACTCAGCTGTTACTTGACAAAGAGAGTGCCAAGTACCAAAGTGCCTGTCGCCAACAGGAG TCAATGCAGGCCAAGCAGGGCTCTCTGTTGGAGCGGGTGGATGCTCTTGACCAGGAGTGTGAGGAGCTGCAGAACCAGCTGGGCGagggagaagacagacagactgaccttCAGGAGAAACTAGAACATATTTCAGAAGAGAGGACAGAAGTGCAGGCCCAGCTCATCCAACAACAG GCCTTGTGTTCTGAACTGCAGGAGCAGAAACAAAAACTGGAGGCTTACGTAGGCGATCTGACAGGCAGCGTGACTAAGCTCAGGCTGGAGGTGAAGGAGTTGTCCCAGAGGGAAAGGCTGCTGGTGGCTTTCCCAGAGCTCAGCCCCGTTCCTCAGGGACCACCACAGA GCACAGGGGACGTGCTGAGGGACATGGAACAGCAGCTGCACGCTAACAGTGTCCGGATCAGGGTTCTGGAGAGGGAGAACACCACTTTACACAGCACCCTGATGAAGCTGCGGCCAAGATCCCAACACGGCGCCCCGGAG ACAGCATCTCCTCAGCAGGCAGAGAGCTCAGCTCTGCCTCACACACCTGTGGTGAGCCGGCAGGTTCCCACGCCACATGTACAGCCCAGTTCGTT GCAGACCACTAGTACCGGGCAGTGGAGGCATGGCCTGTCCGGGAACGGGGCCAGTGAGCCCCCAGCAGTGGTGGGGCCTTGGGACCATGCATCCACGGCAGCCTCCTCTGCCTCGCCCTCCGCCTCGCCCTCTGcctcgccctcctccacagCTCAGCTACGCCCCCAGACGCTCATACTCTCTCCAGACACCAGTGCTGCCAAGACTTACTCCAAAATACGACAGGCCTCCCAAGCTCGTGCCAACGCCATGCACGCAAAGAGGAAGTGA